The Kineothrix sp. MB12-C1 genome includes a window with the following:
- a CDS encoding ECF-type riboflavin transporter substrate-binding protein codes for MKVKFGVREVVAIGIGAALFVALTQVQIPLGIPNTYLQPRAALLAFLAAVFGPVVGAAVGLIGHAVGDMFFYGSAWWSWVFPEAVFGIILGAFAGKYAIKEGGFGKKEIIHFNVVQIIANAAAWIVVAPVLDILIYSEPVNKVFLQGVAAWLGNVVIIAILGTLLAIGYSKVGAKSSSLTKED; via the coding sequence ATGAAAGTGAAGTTCGGAGTAAGAGAAGTAGTGGCAATCGGTATTGGTGCAGCATTATTTGTGGCGTTAACACAGGTGCAGATTCCGCTCGGTATCCCCAATACTTATTTGCAGCCAAGAGCAGCGCTGTTGGCATTCTTAGCGGCCGTATTCGGACCGGTAGTAGGAGCGGCAGTGGGGCTTATCGGACATGCGGTGGGAGATATGTTCTTCTATGGAAGCGCATGGTGGAGCTGGGTATTCCCTGAAGCGGTATTCGGAATTATCTTGGGTGCATTCGCCGGAAAATATGCGATTAAAGAAGGCGGCTTCGGTAAAAAAGAAATCATCCATTTCAATGTGGTGCAGATAATCGCTAATGCAGCAGCATGGATTGTGGTAGCGCCTGTTTTGGACATTCTTATTTATAGCGAGCCGGTGAACAAAGTATTTTTACAGGGTGTGGCGGCATGGCTTGGCAATGTAGTGATCATTGCTATTCTCGGCACACTTTTGGCAATAGGATATTCTAAGGTTGGTGCGAAATCCTCCAGCTTAACGAAAGAGGACTAA
- a CDS encoding ABC transporter ATP-binding protein — protein MTPIIEFKNYTFKYRTQVEPTLRDINLKIYPGEKVLIVGPSGSGKSTIVHCINGLVPFSFAGEVTGTLSVKGEDPMNLGVFGMSKIAGTVLQDTNGQFIGLTVAEDIAFAMENDLIAQDEMFRRVEQVAEMVDVENLLPHAPWELSGGQKQRVSMAGVMVDDVDILLFDEPLANLDPATGKRAIDLIDRISKEKKTTVLIIEHRLEDVLYRDVDRIIVVGEGRIVADVTPDELLARNILTEQGIREPLYVAALRHAGCVVTEESRPQHIETMNLDSYKEQVRTWFHGAGYEKGKQAEESVLAVKDLYFSYVEGKQVLQHIHFDIHKGEMVSIVGKNGAGKSTLAGIICGFMKPSGGSIFLNGEDIAGLSVKERGERIGLVMQSPSQMISKPMIYDEVALGLLVRGVPEEEIKTRVYDTLKICGLYPFRNWPISALSYGQKKRVTIASILVMNPEVIILDEPTAGQDYRHYTEIMEFLKEINNQYGITILMITHDMHLMLEYTQRAIVIADGHLLADDTPANVLTNEGIADKAYLKKTSLYDLAVKCGIESPSEFAERFIHYERTLREGEK, from the coding sequence ATGACGCCGATTATCGAGTTTAAGAATTATACTTTTAAATATCGAACGCAGGTAGAACCGACGCTCCGGGATATTAATTTAAAGATATATCCCGGAGAAAAGGTTTTGATTGTGGGACCATCCGGTTCGGGCAAATCGACGATTGTCCATTGTATTAACGGCTTGGTCCCATTTTCATTTGCCGGAGAGGTGACAGGAACGCTGAGTGTCAAGGGTGAAGATCCTATGAATCTCGGCGTATTCGGCATGTCTAAAATAGCCGGAACTGTGTTACAGGATACGAATGGACAGTTTATCGGATTAACAGTGGCAGAAGATATTGCCTTCGCTATGGAGAACGACCTAATCGCCCAGGATGAAATGTTCCGGAGAGTGGAGCAGGTAGCTGAGATGGTGGACGTGGAGAATCTACTCCCCCATGCACCCTGGGAACTATCGGGCGGACAGAAACAGAGAGTATCCATGGCGGGTGTTATGGTGGACGATGTGGATATCCTTCTATTCGACGAGCCTCTCGCTAATTTGGACCCTGCAACGGGAAAACGTGCGATTGATTTAATTGATAGAATCAGTAAGGAAAAAAAGACTACCGTTTTAATTATTGAACACCGATTGGAGGATGTGCTCTATCGGGATGTGGACAGGATTATCGTAGTAGGTGAGGGGCGTATTGTAGCGGACGTAACGCCCGATGAGCTCTTAGCAAGAAATATTTTGACGGAACAGGGAATCAGGGAACCGCTTTATGTAGCGGCACTTCGGCACGCAGGATGCGTGGTGACGGAGGAAAGCCGGCCACAACATATCGAAACTATGAACTTGGACTCCTATAAGGAGCAGGTGAGGACATGGTTTCATGGGGCCGGATATGAGAAGGGAAAACAAGCGGAAGAAAGTGTGCTTGCCGTGAAGGATTTATATTTTTCCTACGTAGAAGGGAAACAAGTTCTGCAGCACATACATTTCGATATTCATAAAGGAGAAATGGTGAGCATTGTCGGCAAGAATGGAGCCGGCAAATCCACTTTGGCAGGAATTATCTGTGGTTTTATGAAGCCTTCCGGAGGAAGCATTTTTCTAAATGGCGAAGATATTGCGGGGTTGTCGGTGAAAGAGCGGGGGGAGAGAATAGGATTGGTAATGCAAAGTCCCTCCCAGATGATATCCAAGCCGATGATCTACGACGAAGTAGCTCTTGGGCTTTTGGTACGAGGTGTTCCCGAGGAGGAAATAAAAACACGGGTGTACGACACGCTGAAGATTTGCGGACTGTATCCGTTTCGTAATTGGCCAATTTCTGCTCTTAGCTATGGACAGAAAAAGAGGGTAACTATCGCTTCCATTCTCGTAATGAATCCGGAAGTGATCATTTTGGATGAGCCGACGGCAGGACAGGATTACAGGCATTATACGGAAATCATGGAATTTCTGAAGGAAATCAATAACCAATATGGAATTACCATTCTTATGATTACGCATGATATGCATTTGATGCTGGAATACACGCAGCGGGCGATTGTTATTGCGGATGGACATTTATTGGCGGATGATACACCGGCCAATGTTCTGACCAATGAAGGGATTGCGGATAAGGCGTATCTAAAGAAGACATCTTTATATGATCTTGCGGTAAAGTGCGGCATTGAAAGCCCGTCGGAGTTCGCGGAGCGTTTCATCCATTATGAGAGAACTTTGCGGGAAGGGGAGAAATAA
- a CDS encoding energy-coupling factor transporter transmembrane component T family protein: MPKMLTYEEKGTWIHKLSGVTKLIFFLLWTLASMLSYDTRVLLAMVAGSLIIYKASKIQWSQVGTVLTFILIFLVINLIAIFIFSPYEGVNIYGSRTDIVHLFGNYWLTKEQLFYEFNVMIKYVTIVPAVFMFIVTTNPSEFAASLNRIGVNYNIGYAVAITLRYIPDVQDDFVKIKHAQEARGIEMSGKASLFSRIKNMSSIIFPLIFTSMDRIDVVSNAMELRGFGKYKKRTWYAGKKLKRADYIVIVFSVLITLAALIITFYDGNRFYNPFLKG, encoded by the coding sequence ATGCCTAAAATGTTGACCTATGAAGAAAAAGGCACGTGGATCCATAAGCTTTCCGGCGTTACGAAACTTATTTTCTTCCTTCTTTGGACACTTGCCAGCATGCTATCCTACGATACGCGGGTGCTTCTTGCGATGGTGGCAGGCAGCTTGATTATTTATAAGGCGTCGAAGATTCAGTGGAGCCAGGTAGGAACAGTGCTTACGTTCATTCTTATATTTCTTGTAATTAACCTGATTGCTATTTTCATATTTTCACCTTATGAAGGGGTGAATATTTACGGCAGCAGAACGGATATCGTGCATTTATTCGGCAATTACTGGCTGACAAAGGAACAGCTTTTCTATGAATTTAATGTGATGATTAAATATGTAACGATTGTGCCGGCTGTATTTATGTTCATCGTTACGACCAATCCGAGCGAGTTCGCGGCTTCCTTGAACCGTATCGGAGTGAACTATAATATCGGTTATGCAGTAGCTATTACACTGCGTTATATTCCTGATGTGCAGGATGACTTTGTGAAGATTAAGCATGCCCAGGAAGCCAGAGGAATCGAGATGTCGGGAAAGGCATCCTTGTTTAGCCGTATTAAAAATATGTCTTCCATTATATTCCCGCTTATTTTTACGAGCATGGACCGCATCGATGTGGTAAGCAACGCTATGGAGCTTCGGGGATTTGGAAAATATAAAAAAAGAACGTGGTATGCAGGAAAGAAATTGAAAAGAGCGGATTATATCGTTATCGTTTTTTCCGTTCTTATAACATTGGCAGCCCTTATCATTACTTTTTATGATGGCAATCGGTTTTATAATCCATTTTTAAAAGGTTGA
- a CDS encoding patatin-like phospholipase family protein, producing MENVGIILEGGAMRSVFSAGVLDFFLDNDIQIPNVMAVSAGAYAGMNYVSGQRGRVLKAIIEPMEKEKYFGFSTFLRKGTFFDMDLLFNEIPKTRAPFDFEAFSASAKRFITSTVNCITGEAVYHQSFEDEDNFLEICRAANSLPFIGKVTDIDGIPMLDGGMADAIPIEKALEEGWDKVVVVVTRNAKYRKKKRYLYLTMIRLLYHKYPKFARLVEGRADRYNHSLDLLERMEEEGKAFVLRPSDDVYLVNHEANVDTLRDYYHRGYEMAKEKMDELKEFLK from the coding sequence GTGGAAAATGTAGGTATTATATTGGAAGGAGGGGCCATGCGCAGTGTATTTTCTGCGGGTGTGCTGGATTTTTTCCTGGACAATGATATACAGATTCCCAATGTAATGGCAGTATCCGCCGGTGCTTATGCCGGCATGAATTATGTATCAGGGCAAAGAGGACGTGTATTGAAGGCTATTATAGAACCGATGGAAAAAGAAAAGTATTTCGGATTTTCTACGTTTTTAAGGAAGGGTACCTTTTTCGATATGGATTTGTTGTTCAATGAAATTCCAAAAACAAGGGCACCTTTCGATTTTGAAGCTTTCTCTGCCTCTGCCAAAAGATTTATAACGAGCACTGTGAATTGCATTACAGGGGAAGCAGTTTACCATCAGAGTTTTGAGGATGAAGATAACTTTCTGGAAATATGCAGAGCGGCTAATTCCCTCCCTTTTATCGGGAAAGTAACGGATATAGATGGTATTCCTATGCTGGATGGCGGGATGGCGGATGCGATTCCGATTGAAAAGGCGTTGGAAGAAGGATGGGATAAGGTAGTTGTCGTAGTAACGAGAAATGCGAAGTACAGGAAAAAGAAAAGATATCTTTATCTTACCATGATAAGACTTTTATACCATAAGTATCCGAAATTTGCCAGGCTGGTAGAAGGCAGAGCTGACAGATATAACCATTCGCTCGATTTATTGGAACGTATGGAAGAGGAAGGAAAGGCTTTTGTGCTTCGGCCTTCCGATGATGTTTATCTGGTGAATCATGAAGCGAACGTAGATACACTGCGGGATTATTACCATCGTGGATATGAGATGGCCAAAGAAAAGATGGATGAACTTAAGGAATTTTTAAAGTAA
- a CDS encoding energy-coupled thiamine transporter ThiT: MSFFATEVIDEEWGNYFELTGAGYGAIIALMLIILLAACFISGKGENKRFSTKQLVFSSMAMALAMVTSMIKVVDMPMGGSVTFFSMLFICLTGYWFGLRGGLLTAIAYGFLQLIVDPYIISIPQMLTDYIFAFGALGLSGVFSNAKHGLLKGYLLGVLGRYFFVFLSGMIFFGSYASAYNMAAPVYSLAYNGAYLGMETLITLILISLPPVNKGLARVKTMAVGESA; this comes from the coding sequence ATGTCATTTTTTGCAACAGAAGTTATTGATGAAGAGTGGGGGAATTATTTTGAACTCACAGGAGCCGGTTATGGGGCAATCATCGCCCTTATGCTCATAATCCTACTTGCAGCATGTTTTATCTCGGGAAAGGGTGAGAACAAAAGATTCAGTACGAAACAGCTTGTATTCTCATCTATGGCTATGGCTCTTGCCATGGTAACCTCGATGATTAAAGTAGTGGATATGCCTATGGGAGGTTCCGTTACATTTTTCAGTATGTTGTTTATTTGCCTGACGGGATATTGGTTCGGACTTAGGGGCGGTCTTCTGACGGCTATTGCCTATGGATTCTTACAGCTTATTGTAGATCCGTATATTATCAGCATCCCTCAGATGCTGACTGATTACATCTTTGCCTTTGGTGCATTGGGACTTTCAGGAGTCTTTTCCAATGCGAAGCACGGGTTGCTTAAGGGATATTTGCTCGGAGTATTGGGACGTTATTTCTTCGTCTTTTTGTCAGGAATGATATTCTTCGGGAGCTATGCTTCCGCCTACAATATGGCAGCTCCGGTTTACTCACTTGCATATAATGGGGCTTATCTCGGAATGGAAACATTAATTACACTTATACTTATTTCGCTTCCTCCGGTTAATAAAGGGCTTGCAAGAGTGAAGACGATGGCTGTCGGAGAGAGTGCATAA
- a CDS encoding ABC transporter ATP-binding protein, with protein sequence MKKFLVYAKDYKKELILAIICIETETVFELIIPMIMADIIDIGIVNQDRNFILWKGLQMLICAAISLWLGILCAKFVAAGGNGIGAAIRAAEFKKMQTYSFPNTDKFSVPSLVTRLTSDVTTIQNSITNGLRPGFRSPIMLFVSVFLSFKINAMLAVVFLIAAPALGISLFIIVKNVRPLYTRMQVAVDYVNRIVRENLAAVRVVKAYVREDHEIEKFEEVNQNLRNTSEKAFLLAVLNMPVFQFIMYTTIISILWFGGNLVAIGGMKVGSLTSFLSYVLQVLNSLMMFSNVFLMFTRSLTSWKRIEEVLDEEPTIRDDRAKDIEMKSGSICFDHVYFKYKESAKEYVLSDISLQIESGQTIGIIGPTGSSKSTLVQLIPRLYDVTSGNIFIDGHPIYEFTQRKLRHSIAMVLQKNILFSGTVRENLLWGKEDANPEEIERACRIACVDEFIDRLEHGYDTELGQGGVNVSGGQKQRLCIARAILKEPQVLILDDSTSAVDTVTEAKIKEGLQRELPGMTKIIVAQRISSIMDADQIVILEDGKINAIGTHETLLQHNEIYRDIYDSQQQGGNL encoded by the coding sequence ATGAAGAAATTTTTAGTCTATGCCAAAGATTATAAGAAGGAACTGATATTGGCAATTATTTGTATTGAAACGGAGACAGTATTCGAGCTTATTATTCCGATGATTATGGCGGATATTATCGATATTGGAATTGTGAACCAGGATAGAAACTTTATTCTGTGGAAGGGCCTTCAGATGCTGATCTGCGCAGCGATTTCCCTATGGCTGGGAATCCTATGTGCCAAGTTTGTTGCGGCAGGCGGTAATGGAATAGGAGCAGCGATTCGCGCGGCAGAGTTTAAAAAGATGCAGACTTATTCTTTTCCAAATACGGATAAATTCAGTGTTCCATCTCTTGTTACAAGGCTTACCAGCGATGTTACAACGATACAGAACTCTATTACAAACGGTTTGCGTCCAGGCTTTCGTTCACCGATAATGCTGTTTGTTTCGGTTTTTCTATCTTTTAAGATCAATGCAATGTTGGCAGTCGTCTTTTTGATTGCGGCTCCTGCTCTCGGAATCAGTTTGTTCATTATTGTTAAAAATGTCCGCCCTCTGTATACGAGGATGCAGGTAGCGGTCGATTATGTAAATAGAATTGTCAGGGAGAACCTGGCAGCCGTACGGGTCGTAAAGGCTTATGTCAGAGAGGATCATGAAATCGAGAAGTTCGAGGAAGTGAATCAGAACCTCAGAAACACTTCGGAAAAGGCATTTTTGCTCGCAGTTCTCAATATGCCGGTATTTCAATTTATAATGTATACAACGATTATAAGCATTCTCTGGTTTGGGGGAAACCTGGTAGCGATTGGCGGAATGAAGGTAGGAAGTCTTACCAGTTTCCTCAGTTATGTTTTACAGGTGTTGAACTCCCTGATGATGTTTTCTAATGTATTCCTGATGTTTACCCGTTCGCTGACTTCATGGAAACGAATTGAGGAGGTGCTTGATGAAGAACCTACTATTCGGGACGACCGGGCAAAAGATATCGAGATGAAAAGTGGCAGCATTTGCTTTGACCATGTTTATTTCAAATATAAGGAATCCGCGAAGGAATATGTATTATCTGATATTTCCTTACAGATTGAATCGGGGCAGACAATCGGTATTATCGGTCCCACCGGTTCCTCCAAAAGTACGCTGGTTCAGTTAATTCCGCGTCTTTACGATGTGACTTCAGGCAATATTTTCATCGATGGACATCCGATTTATGAATTCACTCAGAGAAAGTTGCGGCATTCTATTGCTATGGTACTTCAAAAGAATATTCTGTTTTCCGGTACCGTGAGGGAGAATCTCTTATGGGGAAAAGAGGATGCTAACCCGGAGGAAATAGAGCGTGCCTGCCGTATCGCCTGTGTGGATGAATTCATCGACCGTCTGGAACATGGGTATGATACGGAGCTGGGACAGGGAGGGGTGAATGTATCGGGCGGACAGAAACAGCGCCTGTGTATTGCCCGGGCGATACTGAAAGAGCCCCAGGTGTTGATTCTCGACGATTCCACCAGTGCCGTGGATACGGTAACGGAAGCTAAGATTAAAGAAGGGCTTCAGAGGGAACTGCCCGGTATGACCAAAATCATCGTCGCTCAGCGGATTAGTTCCATTATGGATGCAGATCAAATTGTAATTTTAGAAGACGGTAAAATAAATGCGATAGGAACTCATGAAACCCTTCTGCAACACAATGAAATCTATAGGGATATTTATGATTCTCAGCAGCAAGGAGGTAATTTATAA
- a CDS encoding ABC transporter ATP-binding protein — MPKATSHAKPQNAKKALLQLLRYLERHKMSLFLIAILVCISSASGIAGTYLLKTIVNDYIMTGDIPGLVKMIVIMGVIYGAGVLTCYFYNKLMVHISQSVVSEIRSDLFGHTQKLPLRYFDSHTHGDLMSHFTNDVDTISEALNNSFTLLIQSFITSVGTVAMLIILNWRLSIIVIAFLILMLLFIQYNGKMSKRYFSDQQKNLGAINGYVEEMVAGQKVEKIFNHEAQDFQKFSELNEKLRKSSTRAFTYTGKTIPTIVALSYVNYAVSACAGGLFTLAGLTDIGTLASYLVYVRQSAMPMNQFTMQVNFLMVALASVEKIFIMMEEEPEIDKGKITLKRVRREEDGTICESDSYTGAFAWKVPEKDGSFAYVPLKGDVRFHDVIFGYTKEHTILNGINLYAKPGQKIAFVGSTGAGKTTIINLINRFYEINGGQITYDGIDIRNIKKADLRRSISLIIQDTHLFTGTIADNIRYGRLQASEEDVVMAAKLANAHSFIQRLPGGYNTLLESDGSNLSQGQRQLLAIARAAISQPPVLVMDEATSSIDTHTEKLIEKGMDALMEDRTVFVIAHRLSTVRNSKAILVLEEGKVIERGDHEELLSQQGRYYQLYTGQFELS; from the coding sequence ATGCCAAAAGCTACATCTCATGCAAAACCCCAAAATGCTAAAAAGGCCCTGCTGCAATTACTTCGTTATCTGGAACGGCATAAAATGTCTTTATTTTTGATTGCAATATTGGTCTGTATAAGTTCTGCTTCCGGTATTGCGGGAACCTATCTGTTAAAAACGATAGTCAATGATTATATTATGACAGGTGATATCCCGGGACTGGTAAAAATGATTGTTATTATGGGAGTGATTTATGGAGCCGGTGTTCTCACTTGTTACTTTTATAATAAGCTTATGGTCCATATTTCCCAAAGTGTGGTATCAGAAATAAGAAGTGATTTATTCGGGCATACGCAGAAGCTTCCGCTTCGCTATTTTGATTCTCATACTCATGGTGACTTGATGAGTCATTTTACCAATGATGTGGATACTATATCGGAAGCCCTGAATAATAGCTTTACACTGCTTATTCAGAGCTTTATTACCTCTGTCGGAACGGTAGCTATGCTCATCATTCTGAACTGGCGGCTGTCGATAATTGTTATTGCATTTTTAATCTTAATGCTCTTATTTATTCAATACAACGGGAAAATGAGCAAAAGATACTTCTCAGACCAACAGAAGAATCTGGGGGCAATTAACGGTTATGTGGAAGAAATGGTAGCGGGACAGAAGGTGGAGAAAATATTCAATCACGAAGCACAGGACTTCCAAAAGTTCAGCGAATTGAATGAAAAATTACGTAAGTCCTCTACAAGGGCTTTTACTTATACAGGAAAAACCATTCCCACCATTGTAGCATTATCCTATGTCAATTATGCGGTTTCGGCCTGTGCGGGAGGATTATTTACCCTGGCCGGGCTTACGGACATAGGAACGCTTGCGTCGTATCTCGTATATGTGCGTCAAAGTGCTATGCCGATGAATCAGTTTACGATGCAGGTTAACTTTCTGATGGTAGCCTTAGCCAGTGTGGAGAAGATATTTATTATGATGGAGGAAGAACCGGAAATCGATAAGGGAAAAATCACCTTAAAGAGAGTAAGGAGAGAAGAAGACGGAACAATTTGTGAAAGTGATAGCTATACAGGAGCTTTCGCATGGAAAGTTCCTGAGAAGGACGGAAGTTTTGCTTATGTGCCGTTAAAAGGAGATGTACGCTTCCACGATGTTATCTTCGGATATACGAAGGAACATACTATTTTAAACGGGATTAACCTGTATGCGAAGCCCGGGCAGAAAATAGCCTTTGTAGGATCTACCGGTGCAGGAAAAACTACCATTATCAATTTGATTAATCGTTTTTATGAGATAAATGGAGGGCAGATTACCTATGATGGAATTGACATTAGAAATATTAAAAAGGCAGATTTAAGGCGTTCCATTTCCCTTATTATACAGGATACTCATTTATTCACAGGAACGATTGCCGACAATATTCGATATGGAAGACTCCAGGCGAGCGAGGAGGATGTAGTTATGGCTGCCAAGTTAGCCAATGCACATTCCTTTATCCAAAGGCTGCCGGGAGGCTACAATACCTTATTGGAAAGCGATGGTTCAAACTTATCCCAAGGACAAAGACAGCTCCTGGCGATTGCAAGGGCTGCCATTTCCCAGCCGCCTGTACTTGTAATGGATGAAGCGACCAGTTCTATCGATACTCATACGGAGAAGTTGATTGAAAAGGGCATGGATGCCTTAATGGAGGATCGTACGGTATTCGTAATCGCCCACAGGCTTTCCACTGTGCGTAATTCCAAGGCAATCCTTGTTTTGGAAGAGGGCAAGGTCATAGAACGCGGCGACCATGAAGAGCTTCTGTCGCAACAAGGGCGTTATTATCAACTTTATACGGGACAGTTTGAATTGAGCTGA
- a CDS encoding MarR family winged helix-turn-helix transcriptional regulator — protein MSSIRELFIREEKARKQLISPVLIDNGLTPGQGQAGILNNLLKEDQISQKELALRCHMDTTTMSRNIDNLEKLGLLRREANPESRRSILICLTEMGREKALRIRTAFEQLESILGKDIPEEDMEVFRRVFTKICENLEKNSL, from the coding sequence ATGAGTAGTATAAGAGAACTTTTTATACGAGAAGAAAAAGCGAGGAAACAGTTAATTTCTCCGGTGCTTATAGATAATGGACTGACGCCGGGCCAAGGGCAGGCAGGAATTCTGAATAACCTTTTAAAAGAGGATCAGATAAGCCAGAAAGAACTGGCTCTGCGCTGCCATATGGATACGACCACCATGTCGAGAAATATCGATAATCTAGAAAAACTGGGGCTTTTGAGGCGGGAGGCCAATCCTGAAAGCAGACGTTCTATTCTTATTTGTTTGACGGAAATGGGAAGAGAAAAGGCCTTGCGTATCAGGACCGCTTTCGAACAATTAGAAAGTATCCTGGGAAAGGATATTCCAGAGGAGGATATGGAAGTTTTCCGGAGAGTTTTCACGAAGATTTGTGAGAATCTGGAGAAGAACAGCCTTTGA
- a CDS encoding MATE family efflux transporter yields MKNKAKKIIIKDMTIGTPWILLVKFAFPLMVGNILQQVYTFIDTLVVGQVLGINALAAIGVTEWMIFFMFASIQGIVQGFSIIMAQAFGAKDYKKLNAAVYNGSYLIFIMMIGFTIAGQLMVNPVLRLLHTPDEIMGLASDYLRLLYMGIPLTFIYNFLAAIFRSIGNSKIPLQAIAISSVENIVLDILFVYKFGWGIEGAAIGTILAMLTSAIYCFIKLRKFEILNIRKNKKIEYSIMAEQLKLGLLMGMQNVITSVGGLVVQSVINGFGIIFIAGYTAANKLYGLLETAAGSYGYAMNTFVGQNKGAGRGDRLKTGLISGNILGMITAYGMSAIMLLFGRQILRCFISGSPDVVDAAIQNGYQFLQILSVFFPCLYVLYIVRAWVQGMGDSIWPMISSIVQLVMRVGFALILSKYIGQGAVYWGEISAWIGADILLYFVYRTYIKNTVLKNSSL; encoded by the coding sequence ATGAAAAACAAAGCGAAGAAAATAATCATTAAAGATATGACGATTGGAACTCCGTGGATATTATTAGTAAAGTTTGCTTTTCCGCTGATGGTTGGAAATATATTACAACAGGTGTATACATTTATAGATACATTAGTTGTGGGGCAGGTGCTCGGTATCAATGCCCTGGCCGCTATTGGCGTGACGGAGTGGATGATATTTTTTATGTTTGCATCGATACAAGGTATTGTGCAAGGGTTTTCTATTATAATGGCTCAAGCCTTTGGGGCGAAGGATTATAAAAAATTAAACGCTGCTGTTTATAATGGTTCATATTTGATTTTTATAATGATGATAGGTTTTACTATAGCAGGTCAGCTAATGGTTAATCCTGTTTTGAGACTTCTGCATACTCCTGACGAAATTATGGGACTTGCATCCGATTATTTGCGATTGTTGTATATGGGTATACCGCTCACATTTATTTATAATTTTTTGGCCGCTATTTTCCGGTCTATTGGAAATAGTAAAATACCTTTGCAGGCGATAGCCATTTCTTCTGTTGAAAATATAGTATTAGACATACTGTTTGTATATAAATTCGGCTGGGGAATTGAAGGAGCTGCTATAGGTACCATATTAGCCATGCTCACATCGGCAATATATTGTTTCATTAAATTAAGAAAATTTGAAATATTGAACATTCGAAAAAATAAAAAGATAGAATATAGCATTATGGCAGAGCAATTGAAACTAGGGTTACTGATGGGTATGCAAAATGTCATTACATCGGTGGGAGGGCTGGTTGTTCAGTCTGTTATAAATGGTTTTGGAATAATTTTTATTGCGGGGTATACGGCAGCCAATAAACTATATGGATTGTTGGAAACCGCAGCAGGTTCCTATGGGTATGCTATGAATACTTTTGTAGGACAGAATAAAGGGGCCGGGAGAGGGGACAGACTGAAGACCGGTCTGATATCAGGAAATATATTGGGTATGATAACGGCTTATGGAATGTCTGCAATTATGCTTTTATTTGGAAGGCAGATATTAAGATGTTTTATTTCCGGCAGCCCTGACGTTGTAGATGCAGCAATTCAAAATGGGTATCAGTTTCTACAGATATTATCTGTTTTTTTCCCTTGTTTGTATGTATTATACATAGTGCGGGCTTGGGTTCAGGGGATGGGAGACTCTATTTGGCCCATGATTTCCAGTATTGTGCAGCTGGTGATGCGAGTTGGATTTGCACTGATTTTATCGAAATATATTGGGCAAGGTGCAGTTTATTGGGGAGAAATATCGGCTTGGATAGGTGCTGATATCCTTTTGTATTTTGTTTATCGTACATATATTAAAAATACAGTTTTGAAAAATAGTTCTTTATAA